Below is a genomic region from Orenia metallireducens.
AACTTTCTTAATTCTTCTAATGATTTCATTAATTATTCACCTCCGCAAGTCTTCTAAACCTTCAGTTAGATAACTTTCTAGCCAAGACAATATTTCAGGAAGATTAATCTGAACATCTTCAAGTTCCTCTTTAATTATCCTTGTATCAAAAATAAACTCATTATCATTGATTAAATGCCTATATAATAGGTCAAGATCTGGATTTACCGATAAAATAGTAATTATAGTCCCTACTAAATCTCCCAAAGGAGCCCTATCAATATGACTATATTTGAAATCAACAGTTATCACAGTTCCCTCTCCAAGGGTTGACTCAATCTTTAAATCACCTTCACACTGTTTAGCAGCCTGTTGGAACAAGGATAATCCTAACCCAACTTTTCTAGTGGTTCGAGAAGTTACAAAAGGATCTAAAACTCTTTTTTGTAACTCTTCACTCATTCCACAGCCATCATCAATAATTTTAATTAATAACTTATCATTTTTTATATCTTCATCGATTAATAATTGAATCAACTCTGCTTTTGCTTTAATAGAATTCTGGATAATATCTAAAATATGCAAAGATAATTCTCTCATAATCTTAAGCTTTATATTTCTCTAAAATAGCTGGAATCTTATCAGGTGTTAAACGACCATGAGTATCATCATTAATCATAATTACTGGAGCTAAACCACAAGCACCGATACAAGCTACTGATTCCAAAGTAAACTTAAGATCTTCAGTAGTCTCTCCATCATCTACACCTAATTCCTCTTTTATCTTGTTTAACACTTGACCACCACCACGTACATGGCAAGCAGTCCCCATACATACACGGATAATATTTTCACCGCGTGGCTCTAAATGAAATTGAGAATAAAAAGTTACAACACCATAAACTTGGCTTAAGGAAAGATTTAATCTATTAGCAATTTCCTTAATAACCTCTTCTGGTAAGTAACCATATTCATCTTGAGCTTTTTGTAATACAGGAATTAAATCCTTTTGCTTTCCTTCATATCCTTCTAAGATAGTTTTTAATGGAGCTAAATACTTCTCTTTACTCTCTGTAGAATTTCCACATTGGCATTGACCCATTGTATTTCGCTACCTCCTTTAGTATAATTTACAAATTGATAATGTGATATATATTACAGCAATTATAACTCATATAAGTTATAATTATTTTAAAACTTAATGATAATAATAATCAAACCCAGAAATGTGAATTATATCACATTTCTAACTTACGAATCTAATTATACAGTGTACCTCAATATAATGTCAAAATTGATATTAGTTTAACAAAGTATAAGGAATTAAGTAATAACTAGGTTTAGATAGGGTTACTCGATTTTAATTGATAATGATTTTCATTATTTTTTGCAAAAGAATAGCCTTGCTTGATATCCAATTAACAATTAATAATATGTAATTCCATTATATGCTTAATTCATCCAAAAAATAAAAAAGAGAGATCTAATCTCCCTTAATATCTCTTTAGTATCTCTCCTATAATGTTAGTTGTAGATGCACCTTTTATCTCTGATACCAAATCAATCTTTCCTCCATAACTTGCTACTACTTCAGCTTCTGGCAACTCTTCTATCTGATAATCTCCACCTTTAATGTAGATATCAGGTTTTAAGATAGCAATAGTTTCGTTAGCTGTCTTTTCTGAGAAGATAGTTACATAATCAACCACTTCAAGATTTGCTAACATTTCTGCTCTTTCTATTTCAGGAATTATCGGTCTCTTATCCCCCTTAAGTAACTTAACTGATG
It encodes:
- the rfaE2 gene encoding D-glycero-beta-D-manno-heptose 1-phosphate adenylyltransferase — protein: MSIIEKIQPRDQLKIILKEKKTEGKKIVFTNGCFDILHVGHTRYLAEAKARGDLLVIALNSDSSVKLLKGDKRPIIPEIERAEMLANLEVVDYVTIFSEKTANETIAILKPDIYIKGGDYQIEELPEAEVVASYGGKIDLVSEIKGASTTNIIGEILKRY
- a CDS encoding ATP-binding protein, whose product is MHILDIIQNSIKAKAELIQLLIDEDIKNDKLLIKIIDDGCGMSEELQKRVLDPFVTSRTTRKVGLGLSLFQQAAKQCEGDLKIESTLGEGTVITVDFKYSHIDRAPLGDLVGTIITILSVNPDLDLLYRHLINDNEFIFDTRIIKEELEDVQINLPEILSWLESYLTEGLEDLRR
- the nuoE gene encoding NADH-quinone oxidoreductase subunit NuoE, which codes for MGQCQCGNSTESKEKYLAPLKTILEGYEGKQKDLIPVLQKAQDEYGYLPEEVIKEIANRLNLSLSQVYGVVTFYSQFHLEPRGENIIRVCMGTACHVRGGGQVLNKIKEELGVDDGETTEDLKFTLESVACIGACGLAPVIMINDDTHGRLTPDKIPAILEKYKA